In a single window of the Flavobacterium sp. W4I14 genome:
- a CDS encoding ribosomal protein L40E (product_source=COG1552; cath_funfam=2.20.20.30; cog=COG1552; pfam=PF09413; superfamily=54913,57783): MNDRTIVYSTYYNPMEANIIKAKLEDSGFACFLADENVATLNPLYNQAIGGVKLIVFERDVAAINNLLAEDNSLAFESSDEIVDEEESAEDKTVCEKCGSTNVGYGMATDKKYSIWATILAFLTLTTPIKANKCHHCYDCGYEFE; encoded by the coding sequence ATGAATGATAGAACAATAGTTTACAGCACCTATTACAATCCGATGGAAGCCAATATTATTAAAGCTAAATTGGAGGATAGTGGATTCGCCTGTTTCCTGGCGGATGAAAATGTTGCAACCTTAAATCCACTTTACAATCAGGCTATTGGCGGTGTAAAACTCATTGTTTTCGAAAGAGATGTAGCGGCCATTAACAATTTACTCGCTGAAGACAATAGTTTGGCTTTTGAATCATCAGATGAAATTGTTGATGAAGAAGAATCAGCGGAAGATAAAACAGTTTGTGAAAAATGTGGGTCTACCAATGTGGGTTATGGAATGGCTACCGATAAAAAATACAGTATTTGGGCCACCATACTTGCCTTTTTAACCCTAACTACACCCATTAAGGCCAATAAATGTCATCATTGCTACGATTGCGGTTATGAATTTGAATAA